The following are encoded together in the Chaetodon trifascialis isolate fChaTrf1 chromosome 3, fChaTrf1.hap1, whole genome shotgun sequence genome:
- the klhdc7a gene encoding kelch domain-containing protein 7A, giving the protein MPIAELLGVQFDMQLLLKLSISVAAVLLISWAYRLYSSRDAKKIQVCIKDNKAPENATCQNCNTTLRCQNSPKHDATNGDKQPRPSRSATENLTSDSSKEISAEARLTQAEKSEDACRLPYSDQDISLKGEILAHQKQAKVATSNISFGSALNLPHPTERGMVSATGRRSPCFLQKLEGSVGVGRELRQDLEHQGAYSSFLSKAEIKVEDANVVLEGTGDQIVRGKIYDYYVESSSHSITDSNTTLGQFERNSELQPAEFGSRGSSLTESPSSLSSIIMRDLVLPQSTAADPSSLGSLKPRDPSRPVLLRKESYLSAAEQSELSIPSLTSRASTRMTHLLASTTDQPVCVHPMILSSTDNKDLNAREGTDLESVAGAPFLHLQTKTLDITDLESLKSKLDLGNCLEMLYLAKKHGQASVQKAALGVMSDNYLQVLRDPNLYGRLMAGEREQIRKQRIRGRRFVMVADMDPQDWVRNAGGQTAETEQRRTSSAVYYYDDYKDAWHTLCLIPQEVISKACAMCTMDNYLFVAVGCQGTDREMTPSKRVFCYNPLTSIWKEISPMNEARPRCKLAALEGYIYAIGGECLSSVERYDPRLDRWTFVAPLPNDTFAVAHQVTVCNGELFVSGGTLRCILLRYSPKTNTWRPSLLVGSKDRTADMVAVGRFLYRFDVNSVLGISVYRYHTVARLWYECSSKRLLRCPAFQCVTTDDTIYCVSRQFTMRFEADEISPAFTDENLSVLSAAKGILFPFVLSLPDKKPRQTSV; this is encoded by the coding sequence ATGCCCATTGCAGAGCTTCTGGGAGTCCAGTTCGACATGCAGCTTCTGTTGAAACTGAGTATCTCCgtggctgctgtgctgctcattTCTTGGGCCTACAGGCTCTACAGCTCCAGGGATGCGAAGAAAATTCAGGTCTGCATCAAAGACAACAAAGCGCCAGAAAATGCAACCTGCCAAAACTGCAATACGACACTACGATGccaaaactcaccaaaacatGACGCCACCAATGGGGACAAGCAACCCAGACCCTCGCGCTCAGCCACTGAAAACCTGACGTCTGACAGCTCCAAGGAAATATCAGCAGAAGCTCGTCTGACCCAAGCTGAAAAGAGTGAGGATGCATGTAGATTGCCATATAGTGACCAAGATATCAGTTTGAAAGGAGAGATACTCGCTCATCAGAAGCAGGCAAAGGTTGCCACCAGTAATATTTCATTTGGATCTGCTTTGAACCTTCCTCATCCAACGGAGAGAGGGATGGTCAGTGCAACGGGGCGCCGCTCCCCTTGCTTTTTGCAGAAGCTGGAGGGCAGTGTGGGTGTGGGCAGGGAGTTAAGGCAGGACTTGGAGCACCAGGGGGcctactccagcttcctctctAAGGCAGAGATCAAAGTGGAGGATGCTAACGTGGTGCTGGAAGGAACAGGAGACCAGATTGTGCGTGGAAAGATATATGATTATTATGTTGAGTCCTCTTCTCATTCTATTACAGACTCAAATACTACACTGGGTCAGTTTGAGAGGAACTCTGAGTTACAGCCAGCGGAGTTTGGAAGTCGTGGCAGCAGCCTCACAGAATCTCCTTCTTCTCTGAGCTCCATCATTATGCGTGATCTGGTTTTACCACAAAGCACCGCCGCGGATCCCTCCTCGCTGGGAAGCCTCAAGCCGAGGGACCCCTCAAGGCCTGTACTCCTACGCAAGGAGAGCtatctgtctgcagctgagcAGTCTGAGCTTTCCATCCCCTCTCTGACATCAAGAGCCTCTACTCGAATGACTCACTTGCTGGCCTCAACCACCGATCAGCCTGTCTGTGTTCACCCTATGATCTTGAGCTCAACAGACAACAAAGATCTTAATGCAAGGGAAGGGACAGATCTAGAGAGTGTAGCAGGGGCTCCATTTTTACACCTTCAGACAAAAACTCTTGACATCACCGATTTGGAAAGCTTGAAGAGTAAACTTGATCTGGGTAACTGTTTGGAGATGCTCTACCTGGCCAAGAAACATGGCCAGGCCTCTGTGCAGAAAGCAGCCCTGGGAGTCATGTCAGACAACTACCTCCAGGTGCTCAGGGACCCCAACCTTTATGGGCGGCTAATGGCTGGTGAGCGGGAACAAATCAGGAAACAGAGAATACGAGGGAGAAGGTTTGTCATGGTGGCAGATATGGACCCTCAAGACTGGGTGAGGAAcgcaggaggacagacagcagagacagagcagaggaggacatcCAGTGCAGTATACTATTATGATGACTACAAAGACGCTTGGCATACACTCTGCCTGATCCCACAGGAGGTCATCTCTAAAGCCTGTGCCATGTGCACAATGGATAACTACTTATTTGTGGCAGTGGGCTGCCAaggcacagacagagaaatgacACCCTCAAAGCGAGTGTTTTGCTACAATCCTTTGACATCCATTTGGAAGGAGATCAGTCCTATGAATGAAGCCAGGCCCCGCTGCAAACTGGCCGCTCTGGAGGGCTACATCTACGCCATCGGAGGGGAGTGCCTTTCGTCAGTGGAGCGCTATGACCCGCGACTGGACAGATGGACATTTGTGGCTCCACTGCCTAATGATACATTTGCAGTGGCACATCAAGTCACAGTGTGCAATGGAGAGCTTTTCGTTTCAGGGGGAACTCTTCGATGTATCCTACTGCGTTACAGCCCCAAAACCAACACCTGGAGGCCAAGTCTGTTGGTAGGCAGCAAAGACAGAACTGCAGATATGGTAGCCGTGGGGAGATTTTTGTATCGGTTTGATGTTAACTCAGTGCTAGGCATCAGCGTGTACCGCTACCATACGGTGGCTCGGCTGTGGTACGAGTGCAGCTCCAAACGGCTTCTGCGCTGCCCTGCCTTCCAGTGTGTCACGACAGATGACACAATCTATTGTGTCAGTCGCCAGTTCACCATGAGGTTTGAGGCCGATGAGATCTCTCCTGCTTTCACAGATGAGAATTTGagtgtcctctctgcagccaaGGGCATACTTTTCCCCTTTGTCCTTTCGCTTCCTGATAAGAAGCCTCGGCAGACCAGCGTGTAA
- the cfap107 gene encoding cilia- and flagella-associated protein 107 yields MNQTGVTQDKWAQTGWRIEQKYSSKVLLGNWAEERLQFTREPKTANSTNRVDYRPHWDFKPDVFERRSALLRAEGLPSKLLFAHHGPPSSHYLVTQYKESYGHKHTNALPTLRPWHPDSLTWQFDRSDQPIPALPTNFGPPQSTKHRLEKQQSHLPSLTVYRSAYQRHPLSTFCQSRCARASHMLSSHLHAANHNNKDLDLRCRSLLQIPDPCLSLSPQSQQA; encoded by the exons ATGAACCAAACAGGGGTGACGCAGGATAAGTGGGCCCAAACCGGCTGGAGAATAGAGCAGAAGTATTCAAGCAAAGTGCTGTTAGGCAACTGGGCAGAAGAAAGACTCCAG TTCACTCGGGAGCCAAAGACGGCCAACAGCACCAATCGTGTAGACTACCGGCCCCACTGGGACTTCAAGCCAGACGTCTTTGAGAGAAGATCTGCCCTGCTGAGAGCTGAG GGGCTTCCATCCAAACTGCTTTTTGCCCACCATGGCCCACCGTCCTCTCATTACTTGGTCACGCAGTATAAAGAGAGCTACGGGCATAAGCACACGAATGCTTTGCCCACTCTGCGACCCTGGCATCCGGACAGCTTGACATGGCAGTTTGACAGATCTGACCAGCCAATTCCTG CCCTTCCAACCAACTTTGGCCCGCCGCAGTCCACAAAGCACCGTTTGGAAAAGCAGCAGTCACACCTCCCGTCACTGACTGTGTACAGGTCAGCATACCAGAGGCACCCACTTAGTACCTTCTGCCAGAGCCGCTGTGCCAGAGCTTCACACATGCTCTCCAGCCACCTccatgcagccaatcacaacaaCAAGGACCTGGATCTGAGATGCCGCTCGCTACTACAAATCCCAGATCCTTGTCTCAGTCTGAGTCCACAATCACAACAGGCTTAG
- the aadacl4 gene encoding arylacetamide deacetylase-like 4, giving the protein MDIGSAILIIGFAALVAAFLLLVIGLVYSELMNSDIPRRVENGGKLHMVHGLFVGIAIVGRILHRLGVCHQVSFIRWFVACFLTRLNPVPAGLRVKDLEFSDVPVRVYEPTAACEGLRRGLVYFHGGGWVLGCLDSVDEVCRRIAKESDTTVVSVGYRLAPEHRYPAQLDDCETATCHFLSVAEAEFSVDSRRVAVGGDSTGANLAAALCQRLARREDGHLLSPCAQVLIYPALQMADFNLPSYQQNHAVPILFRGRMAFYFLQYLNGDMSVCQDVLEGNHVPTELRPHYKKWLSPSNLPPECLTRGVCEHPAPEYDGEVYHTIKAGLEPEVSPLLADDAVIQKTPPAFILTCEYDVVRDDGILYRKRLLDLEKDVTWQHVMEGFHGMINFFNQGWLTFPSAVQLVDSVADYMKTL; this is encoded by the exons ATGGACATCGGCTCGGCAATTTTAATAATTGGCTTCGCTGCGCTTGTTGCAGCCTTCCTCCTTCTGGTAATTGGACTTGTGTACTCTGAGCTGATGAATTCAGACATTCCTCGTAGGGTTGAAAATGGTGGGAAACTGCACATGGTTCATGGCTTGTTTGTTGGCATAGCAATTGTG GGCCGAATCCTGCATCGTCTGGGTGTCTGTCATCAGGTCAGCTTCATCAGATGGTTTGTGGCCTGTTTTCTGACTCGCTTAAATCCAGTTCCTGCAGGCCTGCGAGTGAAGGACTTGGAGTTTTCTGATGTGCCAGTGCGAGTCTATGAACCCACCGCTGCGTGCGAAGGCTTGAGAAGAGGACTTGTTTATTTCCATGGAGGAGGATGGGTGTTAGGCTGTTTAG ATTCTGTTGATGAAGTCTGTCGGCGCATCGCCAAAGAGTCGGACACCACTGTGGTTTCTGTTGG GTACCGATTAGCCCCCGAGCACAGGTACCCTGCCCAGCTGGATGATTGCGAGACAGCGacgtgtcacttcctgtctgtggctgagGCAGAGTTCAGCGTGGACTCTCGCAGAGTAGCAGTCGGAGGAGACAGCACTGGGGCTAACCTGGCAGCAGCACTGTGCCAAAGGCTGGCGAGGAGAGAGGACGGACATCTGCTGTCCCCCTGTGCTCAGGTCCTCATCTACCCAGCTCTGCAGATGGCAGATTTCAACCTACCCTCATACCAGCAAAATCACGCTGTGCCCATATTGTTTCGTGGCCGGATGGCGTTCTACTTCTTACAGTACCTCAATGGGGACATGTCTGTGTGCCAAGATGTGTTGGAAGGCAACCATGTCCCCACTGAGCTCAGGCCACATTATAAGAAGTGGCTCTCCCCTTCCAATCTACCTCCTGAGTGCCTCACACGGGGTGTCTGTGAGCACCCAGCCCCAGAATACGATGGAGAGGTGTATCACACAATCAAAGCTGGTTTAGAACCTGAGGTATCACCTCTACTGGCAGACGATGCTGTCATTCAGAAAACCCCGCCCGCCTTCATCCTCACCTGTGAATATGACGTCGTGAGGGATGATGGGATTCTTTACAGAAAGCGGCTGCTGGACTTGGAGAAGGATGTCACCTGGCAACATGTAATGGAAGGATTTCATGGCATGATTAACTTTTTTAACCAGGGCTGGCTCACCTTTCCCTCCGCAGTGCAGCTTGTGGACAGTGTTGCTGACTATATGAAGACGCTCTAA
- the dhrs3b gene encoding short-chain dehydrogenase/reductase 3b: MELRSACRMFLFPVQMIYYIFRASLLSLLPGRRKDLTKEVVLITGGGRGIGRHLAKEFAKQGARKVILWGRTEKCLKETAEEISLSGTECHYFLCDVANREEVYKQAKVVREKVGDVTILVNNAAVVHGKSLMDSDDDALLKSQHINTMGQFWTTKAFLPRMLELQHGHVVCINSILSQSPIPGAIDYCTSKASSLAFMESLTLGLLDCPGVGCTTVLPFHTNTEMFQGMRVRFPQLFPPLKPEVVAQRTVDAVRADKAFLCLPWTMHALVILKSFMPQVALEEIHKFSGSYTCMNTFKGRT, translated from the exons ATGGAGTTGAGGAGCGCGTGTCGTATGTTTCTTTTCCCGGTTCAGATGATCTACTACATTTTCAGGGCAAGTTTGTTGTCGCTGTTGCCAGGCAGAAGGAAGGATCTGACCAAGGAGGTGGTATTGATCACCGGTGGGGGACGAGGCATCGGGCGCCACCTGGCCAAAGAGTTTGCCAAGCAGGGGGCCAGAAAG GTGATCTTGTGGGGCCGAACGGAGAAGTGCCTCAAAGAAACAGCTGAAGAGATCTCTCTGTCAGGAACAGAGTGCCATTACTTCCTGTGTGATGTGGCCAATCGGGAGGAAGTTTACAAGCAAGCCAAGGTGGTTAGAGAAAAG GTTGGAGACGTTACCATATTGGTGAACAATGCAGCTGTGGTCCACGGCAAAAGTCTGATGGACAGCGACGACGACGCCCTTCTGAAATCCCAACACATCAACACCATGGGACAGTTCTGG ACTACGAAGGCCTTCCTGCCTCggatgctggagctgcagcacgGCCACGTCGTGTGCATAAACTCCATCCTGTCCCAGTCTCCCATCCCTGGGGCCATAGACTACTGCACCTCCAAGGCCTCATCGCTGGCCTTCATGGAGAGTCTGACGCTGGGCCTGCTGGACTGTCCTGGCGTTGGCTGCACCACTGTGCTTCCCTTCCACACTAACACAGAGATGTTCCAGGGCATGAGAGTCAG GTTTCCCCAGCTCTTTCCACCTCTCAAACCGGAGGTCGTTGCCCAGAGGACTGTGGATGCAGTCAGAGCTGACAAGGCCTTCCTCTGCCTGCCCTGGACTATGCATGCCCTTGTCATTctgaaaag CTTCATGCCACAAGTTGCACTTGAAGAAATCCACAAGTTTTCTGGGAGTTATACCTGCATGAACACGTTCAAAGGGAGGACATGA